DNA sequence from the Nicotiana tomentosiformis chromosome 3, ASM39032v3, whole genome shotgun sequence genome:
TTGCAAGATCAAATATTGAGAAAGCTCTTTACCTAGTTTGCACCCCAACTTCTCAAGTTCTTCAATAAGATCAATCATATGATTGACATAGGGTCCAACTGGAGAGTCTCCAGCCAATTTAGATCCAAAAAAAGCCTTAGATAGATGGTATCTAGTTAACCTGCTTTGTGTACCAAACatcttcttaagatattcaataaTTGCAGTTGGATCCATATCCTGATGTTTCCTCTGGAGCTCAGAACTCATAGAAGCGAGAATGATGCATTTGGTAGTAAGACATTCTTCCAAGTATTTTTGATAAATCTTGgtggcatcatcatcatcatcatccgggACTTCTTTGGCAGTCTTATCGATCACATCAATAAGCTTTTCATGCATGagaaaaattctcaattttcTGTATCAATCATCAAAGTTTGGTCTTACCAACTTGTTGGACTCAAGTATTCCACGCAGTGATATAGCAGACATATTGAGAAATTtaaaatatagaaaagaaaatataattaCATATTTACACATATCATAAAGATATGGACTTTTATTTAAAtgatattttcactaattattttaaactatttaccctcatTATAGTTTAAGAAATCTTAATTTTTGTTAGTGAAGTAAAGGAATCCTTCAACAATATGTATGACCCACTTGGAAGTCAAGTCGTTTCTAACATATATTTTAAAGGTAGGTACACTTACCAATTGCATCCCcatataattttcttaaataactcTATGTCAATTAGTCCCCTGGTAGTCACGTAGATCCTATTGGCATAGTTGAGTTCAACCATCATGATAGCAAAGAACTTATTAAATTTCTATACTCCCCGGGTAGTCCAGGCATCtagtgtaaaattaaataattctttcaatccATACATCtaatacaataaataattttaacatattctcGAACTATAAGTCTCCTGGTTGTCAAGCAGCTCCTTATAAACAAGaagtaaataaaattatttattttgatggatagttttataataaaatatcttatattttattagTAAGAACTCAAATTTTAACAAGAGGGAATTGTTACTAAAATAAATTTTAATAACAAGTTGATCAAATCTTTTATAGAACATGAATTTTGTTCAAGTTGTCTACATGCTTAGTCCTAAATTAATTTACATCAcatataataaataatttaaaatcaTATAACGAACAAGCACGTGACATAAAAACGGAATTCAACATACTTCTACATGTTTATCTTATATATCACATAAAATAATTCATGCCAGaacattattattaattaatatctcataaactaataacaattaaaataattgTATAATCTAATAACCTATTACAGATTACCGTCGTATCTTATACGAAATTTTAAATTCAAGTTACGAACTATCTCAGTAGTTTAACTTAAATgaatacatattttattcacaataaaataatatcaattcatATGTATTCAAACAATTTGACTATTGCACAAGACACATGTATTATGGTTtgaacttttcaaatataatcttaaaatatttcgtaaataaattttagatACGAGAAACCATGGCTCTAATACTACTGTAAGATTGCATATAGGT
Encoded proteins:
- the LOC138907817 gene encoding uncharacterized protein, which gives rise to MHEKLIDVIDKTAKEVPDDDDDDATKIYQKYLEECLTTKCIILASMSSELQRKHQDMDPTAIIEYLKKMFGTQSRLTRYHLSKAFFGSKLAGDSPVGPYVNHMIDLIEELEKLGCKLGKELSQYLILQSLSESFLQFVINFNMHKMDCDLHKMLNMLIDYENQLASEKKKGTVMLVGNSSTWLKAID